The proteins below come from a single Streptomyces spongiicola genomic window:
- the der gene encoding ribosome biogenesis GTPase Der, with protein sequence MNDQHDHGELGDTEYAQFMELAAEEGFDLEDVEGAIEEAGHGPLPVLAVVGRPNVGKSTLVNRIIGRREAVVEDRPGVTRDRVTYEAEWAGRRFKVVDTGGWEQDVLGIDASVAAQAEFAIEAADAVVFVVDATVGATDTDEAVVRLLRRAGKPVVLAANKVDGPSGEADAATLWSLGLGEPFPVSALHGRGTGDLLDEVLKALPDAPAQTFGGLVGGPRRIALIGRPNVGKSSLLNKVAGEERVVVDATAGTTRDPVDELIELGGTTWKFVDTAGIRKRVHLQEGADYYASLRTAAAVEKAEVAVVLIDTSESISVQDQRIITMAVEAGRALVIAYNKWDTLDEERRYYLEREIETEMQQVSWAPRVNVSARTGRHMEKLVPAIETALAGWETRVPTGRLNAFLGELVSAHPHPIRGGKQPRILFGTQAGTKPPRFVLFASGFLEHGYRRFVERRLREEFGFEGTPIHISVRVREKRSRKK encoded by the coding sequence ATGAACGACCAGCACGACCACGGGGAACTCGGCGACACCGAGTACGCGCAGTTCATGGAGCTCGCCGCGGAGGAGGGTTTCGACCTCGAGGACGTCGAGGGCGCCATCGAGGAGGCCGGCCACGGCCCGCTGCCCGTCCTCGCCGTCGTCGGCCGTCCGAACGTCGGCAAGTCGACCCTGGTGAACCGGATCATCGGCCGCCGTGAGGCCGTCGTCGAGGACAGGCCCGGCGTCACCCGCGACCGCGTCACCTACGAGGCCGAGTGGGCGGGCCGCCGCTTCAAGGTCGTCGACACCGGCGGCTGGGAGCAGGACGTCCTCGGTATCGACGCCTCCGTGGCGGCCCAGGCCGAGTTCGCCATCGAGGCCGCGGACGCCGTCGTCTTCGTCGTGGACGCCACCGTCGGCGCCACCGACACGGACGAGGCGGTCGTCAGGCTGCTGCGCCGCGCGGGGAAGCCGGTCGTCCTCGCGGCCAACAAGGTCGACGGCCCCTCGGGCGAGGCGGATGCCGCCACGCTCTGGTCGCTCGGTCTCGGCGAGCCGTTCCCGGTGTCCGCCCTGCACGGCCGGGGCACCGGCGACCTGCTCGACGAGGTCCTCAAGGCCCTCCCCGACGCACCCGCGCAGACCTTCGGCGGCCTGGTCGGCGGACCGCGCCGCATCGCCCTCATCGGCCGCCCCAACGTCGGCAAGTCCTCCCTCCTCAACAAGGTCGCCGGCGAGGAGCGGGTCGTCGTCGACGCGACGGCCGGCACCACCCGCGACCCGGTCGACGAGCTCATCGAACTCGGCGGCACGACCTGGAAGTTCGTGGACACCGCCGGTATCCGCAAGCGTGTCCACCTCCAGGAGGGCGCGGACTACTACGCCTCGCTGCGTACCGCGGCCGCTGTCGAGAAGGCCGAGGTCGCGGTCGTACTGATCGACACCAGCGAGTCCATCTCCGTCCAGGACCAGCGGATCATCACGATGGCCGTCGAGGCCGGCCGGGCGCTCGTCATCGCGTACAACAAGTGGGACACCCTCGACGAGGAGCGCCGCTACTACCTGGAGCGCGAGATCGAGACCGAGATGCAGCAGGTGTCCTGGGCGCCCCGGGTGAACGTCTCCGCCCGCACCGGCCGCCACATGGAGAAGCTGGTCCCGGCGATCGAGACGGCGCTCGCGGGCTGGGAGACCCGGGTGCCGACCGGCCGGCTCAACGCCTTCCTCGGCGAGCTGGTCTCCGCCCACCCCCACCCGATCCGGGGCGGCAAGCAGCCCCGCATCCTGTTCGGCACCCAGGCCGGCACGAAGCCGCCGCGTTTCGTGCTCTTCGCCTCCGGCTTCCTGGAGCACGGCTACCGCCGCTTCGTGGAGCGCAGGCTGCGCGAGGAGTTCGGCTTCGAGGGCACTCCGATCCATATCTCCGTGCGGGTGCGCGAGAAGCGCTCCAGGAAGAAGTAG
- a CDS encoding lysophospholipid acyltransferase family protein encodes MHTLWRPRVLGAWRVPAAGPVILAVNHAHNIDGPLLMGTAPRPVHFLIKKEAFTGPLDPFLTGIGQLKVDRSGPDRTAVTGALGVLEHGGVLGIFPEGTRSGGDFGAIRAGLAYFAVRSGAPIVPVAVLGSSGRGGRLIPALPPLRSRFDIVFGEPFTPGDGSGRRTRRALDEATVHIQERLTAHLENARRLSGR; translated from the coding sequence ATGCACACGCTGTGGCGTCCGAGGGTGCTCGGGGCCTGGCGGGTACCGGCCGCCGGGCCGGTGATCCTCGCCGTCAACCACGCCCACAACATCGACGGCCCCCTGCTCATGGGCACGGCGCCCAGGCCGGTGCACTTCCTCATCAAGAAGGAGGCGTTCACCGGCCCCCTCGACCCGTTCCTCACCGGGATCGGGCAGCTCAAGGTGGACCGCTCCGGACCGGACCGCACCGCCGTGACCGGCGCCCTCGGCGTCCTGGAGCACGGAGGGGTCCTCGGGATCTTCCCCGAGGGCACCCGGAGCGGCGGCGACTTCGGCGCCATCCGCGCCGGGCTCGCGTACTTCGCCGTGCGCTCCGGGGCCCCGATCGTCCCGGTCGCCGTGCTGGGAAGCAGCGGTCGCGGCGGACGGCTGATACCGGCGCTGCCCCCGCTGCGCAGCCGCTTCGACATCGTCTTCGGCGAGCCCTTCACGCCCGGCGACGGCAGCGGGCGGCGCACCCGCAGGGCGCTCGACGAGGCGACCGTCCACATCCAGGAGCGGCTCACCGCGCACCTGGAAAACGCCAGGCGCCTCAGCGGGCGCTGA
- the cmk gene encoding (d)CMP kinase — protein MESVIVAIDGPSGTGKSSTSRAVAAELGLSYLDTGAQYRAITWWMLTNGIDVDDPGAVAAVCGKPVIESGTDPLAPAISVDGADAAGPIRTREVTSRVSAVSAVPEVRARITGLQRAIAAAAEKGIVVEGRDIGTTVLPGADVKIFLTASPEARAARRSGELKGSEAADLASTREALIRRDAADSSRKTSPLAKAGDAVEVDTTDLTLPQVIECVVALVEEKRAAR, from the coding sequence GTGGAATCCGTGATCGTCGCCATCGACGGGCCCTCCGGCACGGGCAAGTCGAGCACCTCCAGGGCGGTCGCCGCAGAGCTGGGTCTCAGCTACCTGGACACCGGCGCGCAGTACCGGGCGATCACCTGGTGGATGCTGACCAACGGCATCGACGTGGACGACCCGGGGGCCGTCGCCGCCGTCTGCGGGAAGCCCGTGATCGAGTCGGGTACGGACCCGCTCGCCCCGGCGATCAGCGTCGACGGCGCGGACGCCGCCGGACCGATCCGCACCCGGGAGGTGACCTCCAGGGTGAGCGCCGTCAGCGCGGTCCCGGAGGTACGGGCCCGGATCACCGGGTTGCAGCGGGCCATCGCCGCGGCCGCCGAGAAGGGCATCGTCGTCGAGGGCCGGGACATCGGCACCACCGTCCTCCCGGGAGCCGATGTCAAGATCTTCCTCACCGCCTCCCCGGAGGCCCGGGCGGCCCGTCGCAGCGGCGAGCTGAAGGGCAGCGAGGCGGCCGATCTCGCGTCCACCCGCGAGGCGCTGATCAGGCGCGACGCCGCCGACTCCAGCCGGAAGACCTCCCCGCTGGCCAAGGCGGGCGACGCCGTCGAGGTCGACACCACCGATCTCACGCTCCCGCAGGTCATCGAGTGTGTCGTCGCTCTCGTCGAGGAGAAGCGGGCCGCGCGGTGA
- a CDS encoding prephenate dehydrogenase gives MRTALVVGTGLIGTSAALALAGRGVTVHLRDHDPTRARTAAALGAGSEDPPEGPVDLAVVAVPPAHVPAALAEAMRAGTARGYLDVASVKGGPRRELEALGVDMSAYIGTHPMSGKERSGPLAATADLFEGRPWVLTPTRETDTEVLNLALELVALCRAVPVVMDADAHDRAVALVSHTPQLISSMVAARLADADETAVRLCGQGIRDVTRIAASDPRMWIDILTANPGPVADVLAGVTADLEETVRALRALESSDEDERRDGASGVEDVLRRGNAGRERVPGKHGAAPAVYETVAVLISDRPGELARIFADAGSAGVNVEDVRIEHATGQQAGLVQLMVEPAAAPVLSAALRERGWALRQ, from the coding sequence GTGAGAACCGCCCTCGTCGTCGGAACCGGCCTGATCGGCACCTCCGCGGCCCTGGCACTCGCCGGCCGCGGCGTGACCGTCCACCTCAGGGACCACGACCCCACCCGGGCCAGGACCGCGGCCGCGCTCGGCGCGGGCAGTGAGGACCCTCCCGAGGGGCCCGTCGACCTCGCGGTCGTCGCCGTGCCGCCCGCCCATGTGCCCGCGGCGCTCGCCGAGGCGATGCGCGCCGGGACCGCCCGCGGCTACCTCGACGTGGCCAGCGTCAAGGGCGGTCCGCGGCGCGAGCTGGAGGCGCTGGGAGTCGACATGTCGGCGTACATCGGTACGCACCCCATGTCCGGCAAGGAGCGGTCCGGTCCGCTGGCGGCCACCGCCGACCTCTTCGAGGGGCGGCCCTGGGTGCTCACACCGACCCGGGAGACCGACACCGAGGTGCTCAACCTGGCGCTGGAACTGGTCGCGCTCTGCCGCGCGGTCCCCGTCGTGATGGACGCCGACGCCCACGACCGCGCGGTCGCACTCGTCTCGCACACGCCCCAGCTGATCTCGTCGATGGTCGCCGCCCGCCTGGCGGACGCGGACGAGACGGCCGTGCGGCTGTGCGGGCAGGGCATTCGCGACGTGACCCGGATCGCCGCCTCCGACCCCCGGATGTGGATCGACATCCTGACGGCGAACCCGGGCCCCGTCGCCGACGTCCTCGCGGGCGTCACCGCGGACCTGGAGGAGACGGTCCGCGCCCTGCGCGCGCTCGAGTCCTCCGACGAGGACGAGCGCCGCGACGGAGCCAGCGGGGTCGAGGACGTGCTGCGCCGCGGCAACGCGGGCCGTGAGCGCGTACCCGGCAAGCACGGCGCCGCGCCCGCGGTGTACGAGACCGTCGCGGTCCTCATCAGCGACCGGCCGGGCGAGCTGGCCCGGATCTTCGCCGACGCGGGCAGCGCGGGCGTCAACGTCGAGGACGTGCGCATCGAGCACGCGACCGGGCAGCAGGCGGGTCTGGTCCAGCTCATGGTTGAGCCCGCGGCCGCCCCCGTGCTGTCGGCGGCGCTCCGGGAGCGGGGCTGGGCACTGCGCCAGTGA
- the aroH gene encoding chorismate mutase — protein MAVRAVRGAVQLERDEAGHMDERVGELLTAILERNGLAVDDLISIWFTATPDLHSDFPAAAARGLGIVDVPLICAQELDIAGAMPRVVRVLAHIESDLPRNDVAHVYLGAAAALRKDIAQ, from the coding sequence GTGGCGGTACGAGCCGTCCGGGGAGCCGTCCAGCTGGAACGGGACGAGGCCGGGCACATGGACGAGCGGGTCGGTGAGCTGCTCACCGCCATCCTGGAGCGCAACGGGCTCGCGGTGGACGACCTCATCAGCATCTGGTTCACCGCCACGCCGGATCTGCACAGCGACTTCCCGGCCGCCGCCGCCCGGGGGCTCGGCATCGTCGACGTCCCGCTCATCTGCGCCCAGGAACTCGACATCGCCGGAGCGATGCCCCGTGTGGTGCGGGTACTCGCCCACATCGAGTCCGACCTGCCCAGGAACGACGTCGCGCACGTCTACCTCGGCGCCGCCGCCGCCCTCCGCAAGGACATCGCCCAGTGA
- a CDS encoding ArsR/SmtB family transcription factor: MADDLFKALADATRRTILDELAERSGQTLFEICARLSTRHGLGISRQAVSQHLTVLEAAGLVETRREGRCKFHDLNTAPLRRITERWPTPPVPNPEDGTR; the protein is encoded by the coding sequence GTGGCCGACGACCTCTTCAAAGCCCTGGCCGACGCCACCCGCCGCACCATCCTCGACGAACTCGCGGAGAGGTCCGGGCAGACGCTGTTCGAGATCTGTGCGCGACTGAGCACACGGCACGGGCTCGGCATCTCGCGCCAGGCGGTCTCCCAGCACCTGACCGTGCTGGAGGCCGCCGGTCTGGTGGAGACCAGGCGGGAGGGCCGCTGCAAGTTCCACGACCTCAACACGGCTCCGTTGCGGCGGATCACCGAGCGATGGCCCACACCCCCCGTACCGAACCCGGAGGACGGCACCCGATGA
- a CDS encoding VOC family protein, whose product MKIRLTSVLVDDQAAALHFYTEVLGFLKKHDVPLGEQDRWLTVVSPEEPGGTELLLEPARHPAARTYRDALAEDGIPLAQFAVDDVAAEYERLSALGVRFTQKPLETGPVTTAVLDDTCGNLIQIASRPR is encoded by the coding sequence ATGAAGATCCGTCTGACCAGCGTCCTCGTCGACGACCAGGCCGCGGCGCTGCACTTCTACACCGAGGTCCTCGGCTTCCTGAAGAAGCACGACGTCCCCCTCGGCGAGCAGGACCGGTGGCTGACGGTCGTCTCTCCCGAAGAGCCCGGCGGCACCGAACTCCTCCTGGAGCCCGCCCGCCACCCCGCCGCCAGGACCTACCGCGACGCACTCGCCGAGGACGGCATCCCGCTCGCCCAGTTCGCCGTCGACGACGTGGCGGCGGAGTACGAGCGCCTGAGCGCCCTCGGCGTCCGGTTCACCCAGAAGCCCCTGGAGACGGGCCCGGTCACCACCGCCGTCCTCGACGACACCTGCGGCAACCTCATCCAGATCGCCTCGCGGCCGCGGTAG
- a CDS encoding PhzF family phenazine biosynthesis protein: protein MSPRTHPETLRYTAFTTDPAGGNPAGVVLDAAALDDAAMRATAAEVGYSETAFVTAADPAARRFGLRYFSPLAEVAFCGHATVATAVALAERIGTGPLAFDTPVGEIALDTSAEPDGSVTATLTSVPTRSRPASDQELHASLTALHWSPEDLDPALPPHVAFGGNEHLVLAAATRERLAALDYDFDALSEVMHRHGWTTLQLVWREAGELFHARDPFPVGGVVEDPATGAAAAALGGYLRALGALPPSGAFTIRQGEDLGRPSVLRVEASTAEPRVRVSGQAVAIADADADADVDLDVDVDVDADVGTGTGTGGRGA, encoded by the coding sequence ATGAGCCCGAGGACACACCCCGAGACCCTTCGCTACACCGCCTTCACCACCGACCCCGCCGGTGGCAACCCGGCCGGCGTCGTGCTCGACGCGGCCGCACTGGACGATGCCGCCATGCGCGCCACCGCAGCCGAGGTCGGTTACTCGGAGACGGCGTTCGTCACGGCCGCCGACCCTGCGGCGCGCCGGTTCGGGCTGCGCTACTTCAGCCCGCTGGCCGAGGTCGCCTTCTGCGGCCACGCGACCGTCGCCACCGCGGTGGCGCTGGCCGAGCGGATCGGCACCGGCCCGCTCGCCTTCGACACGCCGGTGGGTGAGATCGCCCTGGACACATCGGCGGAGCCGGACGGCTCCGTGACGGCGACGCTCACCAGCGTCCCCACCCGCTCGCGGCCGGCGAGCGACCAGGAACTGCACGCCTCCCTCACGGCCCTGCACTGGTCCCCGGAAGACCTCGACCCCGCACTTCCCCCGCACGTCGCCTTCGGCGGAAACGAGCACCTGGTCCTCGCCGCGGCCACCCGCGAGCGTCTCGCGGCCCTCGACTACGACTTCGATGCCCTGTCCGAGGTGATGCACCGTCACGGCTGGACCACGCTCCAGCTGGTCTGGCGTGAGGCCGGAGAGCTCTTCCACGCCCGCGACCCCTTTCCGGTCGGCGGTGTCGTCGAGGATCCGGCCACCGGTGCCGCGGCCGCGGCTCTCGGCGGCTATCTGCGCGCCCTCGGGGCCCTCCCGCCGTCCGGCGCCTTCACCATCCGCCAGGGGGAGGACCTCGGCCGGCCCAGCGTGCTTCGGGTGGAAGCCTCCACCGCCGAACCGCGTGTGCGGGTGAGCGGGCAGGCGGTGGCGATCGCCGATGCGGATGCGGATGCGGACGTGGACCTGGACGTGGACGTGGACGTGGATGCGGACGTGGGCACCGGCACCGGCACCGGTGGTCGGGGGGCCTGA
- a CDS encoding LysR family transcriptional regulator has protein sequence MDTRLLRTFATVARTGNLTAAAERLHLVQSTVTAQVKALEKDLDLRLFDRLPRGVVLTGAGREVLAQAEAVLEAESRLRTVAASAGGAGDRVTGRVVRSAGETLVSARLPGVITALRRSHPGIEVDLHTMGTATAVAALRAGELDLALLLEDEADFRDIECTPLAHEPLVLVCSPEHPVARGATDSPARWAELARQDYFLYEQGCSYSDHFIGRLLTAAEGTQPRITRFGSLEAARSCVAAGLGLSLLARANVADALETGRLTQVPGPRFPDVTVQLARHQRRWLSPAAAALTRELPHHFPR, from the coding sequence ATGGACACACGACTGCTGCGCACCTTCGCCACGGTCGCCCGGACCGGGAACCTGACGGCCGCCGCGGAGCGCCTGCACCTCGTCCAGTCCACCGTCACCGCCCAGGTGAAGGCACTGGAGAAGGACCTCGACCTGCGCCTGTTCGACCGGCTGCCGCGCGGGGTGGTGCTGACCGGTGCCGGACGCGAGGTGCTGGCACAGGCCGAGGCCGTGCTGGAGGCGGAGTCCCGGTTGCGGACGGTTGCCGCCTCGGCCGGTGGCGCGGGCGACCGGGTGACCGGACGCGTGGTGCGCTCGGCCGGCGAGACGCTGGTGTCCGCGCGGCTGCCGGGGGTCATCACCGCGCTCCGGCGCAGCCACCCCGGGATCGAGGTGGACCTGCACACGATGGGCACCGCGACCGCCGTGGCCGCGCTCCGCGCCGGCGAGCTGGACCTCGCCCTGCTCCTGGAGGACGAGGCGGACTTCCGCGACATCGAGTGCACGCCGCTGGCCCACGAGCCGCTCGTGCTCGTCTGCTCCCCCGAGCACCCCGTCGCCCGCGGCGCCACCGACTCGCCCGCCCGCTGGGCAGAGCTGGCCCGCCAGGACTACTTCCTGTACGAGCAGGGCTGCTCGTACAGCGACCACTTCATCGGCCGGCTGCTCACCGCCGCCGAAGGCACGCAGCCCCGGATCACACGCTTCGGCAGCCTGGAGGCCGCCAGGTCCTGCGTCGCCGCGGGCCTCGGCCTCAGTCTGCTGGCCCGCGCCAATGTCGCGGACGCGCTCGAGACGGGCCGCCTGACGCAGGTGCCCGGGCCGCGGTTCCCCGACGTCACCGTCCAGCTGGCCCGCCACCAGCGGCGCTGGCTCTCCCCCGCGGCGGCCGCGCTCACCAGGGAGCTACCGCACCACTTCCCGCGCTGA
- a CDS encoding ADP-ribosylglycohydrolase family protein gives MKDMTGLAAARTATKQAATGTLVGLALGDALGLPTEFKDVPSILASYGPWREMDLPRPALVTDDTQMTLALARAIRTATDRGLLAPLRLVRPLREEFVDWYHSPDNNRAPGRTCLAACRKLDSDMPWQEASQIASKGCGANMRAAPVGLVPRLSDGQRAGASQLQAALTHGHPAGLAASDLTARAVYLLARGTEPAGLVGRLRSYAYENRSRYHHGWLGDLWTYAHDGTPEDFIERGWDDCLAALERLADALRDADPETDPCLATGDGWIAEEALATALHCFLLFPEEPLTALRRAACTRGDSDSIACLAGAFAGAHLGARAWPKEWEERIEYRSELLTLGALWDA, from the coding sequence ATGAAGGACATGACCGGCCTGGCGGCGGCGAGGACCGCCACCAAGCAGGCAGCCACCGGCACACTCGTCGGGCTGGCGCTCGGCGACGCGCTCGGCCTCCCGACCGAGTTCAAGGACGTGCCGTCGATCCTCGCCTCGTACGGCCCCTGGCGGGAGATGGACCTGCCGAGGCCCGCCCTCGTCACCGACGACACCCAGATGACGCTCGCGCTGGCCCGCGCCATCCGCACGGCCACGGACCGGGGACTGCTCGCCCCGCTGCGGCTGGTCCGACCGCTGCGCGAGGAGTTCGTGGACTGGTACCACTCGCCCGACAACAACCGCGCCCCCGGCCGCACCTGCCTGGCCGCCTGCCGCAAACTCGACAGCGACATGCCGTGGCAGGAGGCCAGCCAGATCGCGTCCAAGGGCTGCGGGGCGAACATGCGCGCCGCGCCCGTCGGGCTGGTCCCCCGCCTCAGCGACGGGCAGCGAGCCGGAGCCTCCCAGCTCCAGGCCGCGCTGACCCACGGCCACCCGGCCGGGCTGGCCGCCTCCGACCTCACGGCACGGGCCGTGTACCTGCTGGCGCGCGGCACGGAACCGGCCGGACTGGTCGGGCGGCTGCGGTCGTACGCGTACGAGAACCGCTCCCGCTACCACCACGGCTGGCTCGGCGACCTCTGGACCTACGCCCACGACGGCACGCCGGAGGACTTCATCGAGCGCGGCTGGGACGACTGCCTCGCGGCGCTGGAACGCCTGGCGGACGCCCTGCGCGACGCCGACCCGGAGACCGACCCCTGCCTCGCCACCGGTGACGGCTGGATCGCGGAGGAGGCCCTCGCCACCGCGCTCCACTGCTTCCTGCTGTTCCCCGAGGAGCCGCTGACCGCCCTGCGCCGCGCCGCCTGCACCCGGGGGGACTCCGACTCGATCGCCTGCCTGGCGGGCGCCTTCGCCGGGGCCCACCTCGGGGCCCGGGCCTGGCCCAAGGAGTGGGAGGAGCGCATCGAGTACCGCAGCGAACTGCTGACCCTGGGTGCCCTTTGGGATGCTTGA
- a CDS encoding NUDIX hydrolase: MSVEGYDPRAFPPFAVTVDLAVFTIRAGRLHVLLIERGTEPYKGAWALPGGFILPRESAEQAARRELAEETGLSEATVAGLHLEQLRTYSDPGRDPRMRVVSVAYTALLPDLPEPRGGGDAAHARWEAHGSRALLAFDHEHILADARERVGAKLEYTGLATAFCPAEFTLGELRQVYETVWGVELDRPNFRRKVLTTPGFVEAVEGRARLTGGRGKPAALYRAGPANALHPPLLRPEGRHPT, encoded by the coding sequence GTGAGCGTCGAGGGATACGACCCGAGGGCGTTCCCGCCCTTCGCCGTCACCGTGGACCTCGCCGTCTTCACGATCCGCGCCGGCCGGCTGCACGTCCTGCTGATCGAACGCGGGACCGAACCGTACAAGGGCGCCTGGGCGCTGCCCGGCGGCTTCATCCTCCCGCGGGAGTCCGCCGAGCAGGCAGCCCGCCGTGAACTCGCCGAGGAGACCGGCCTGTCGGAGGCCACCGTCGCCGGCCTCCACCTGGAGCAACTGCGCACCTACAGCGACCCCGGCCGCGACCCCCGGATGCGGGTCGTGTCGGTCGCCTACACCGCCCTCCTGCCCGACCTGCCCGAACCGCGCGGCGGGGGCGACGCCGCCCACGCCCGCTGGGAGGCCCACGGCAGCCGGGCACTCCTCGCCTTCGACCACGAGCACATCCTCGCCGACGCCCGAGAACGCGTCGGCGCCAAACTCGAGTACACCGGACTCGCCACCGCCTTCTGCCCCGCCGAGTTCACCCTCGGCGAGCTGCGGCAGGTGTACGAGACCGTCTGGGGCGTCGAACTCGACCGCCCCAACTTCCGGCGCAAGGTCCTCACCACCCCGGGCTTCGTGGAAGCCGTCGAAGGACGCGCGCGCCTGACCGGCGGCCGGGGGAAGCCGGCCGCGCTCTACCGCGCGGGGCCGGCGAACGCCCTGCACCCTCCGCTACTGCGACCGGAAGGACGGCATCCGACATGA
- a CDS encoding pseudouridine synthase, whose product MRSSGRNSSGRGDYRGAGGGAARSRSGGQRDDRQKRAGKPRPEERRYDAGGSAPDGPKKGRGATARGGAKGGPKQSPQRGGGRTAPARSREYEARAEERNRERHANKPRTGTPRAVPGAEQEGERLQKVLARAGYGSRRACEELVDQARVEVNGEIVTEQGLRVDPAKDVIKVDGLTVATQSYQFFALNKPAGVVSTMEDPDGRQCLGDYVTNRETRLFHVGRLDTETEGIILLTNHGELAHRLTHPRYGVQKTYLAAIQGPLPREVGKRLREGIQLEDGYARADHFRVVEQTGKNYLVEVVLHEGRKHIVRRMLAEAGFPVDRLVRTAFGPIALGDQKSGWLRRLSNTEVGMLMKEVGL is encoded by the coding sequence ATGCGAAGCAGCGGCAGGAACAGCAGCGGACGCGGCGACTACCGGGGTGCCGGTGGGGGCGCCGCCCGGTCGAGGAGCGGGGGGCAGCGCGACGACAGGCAGAAGCGCGCGGGCAAGCCCCGTCCCGAGGAGCGCCGCTACGACGCGGGGGGCTCGGCGCCCGACGGCCCGAAGAAGGGCCGCGGCGCGACCGCCCGGGGCGGGGCCAAGGGAGGCCCGAAGCAGTCCCCGCAGCGCGGCGGCGGGCGTACCGCTCCCGCCCGCTCCCGCGAGTACGAGGCCCGTGCCGAGGAGCGCAACCGCGAGCGCCACGCGAACAAGCCCCGCACGGGTACGCCCAGGGCGGTTCCGGGTGCCGAGCAGGAGGGCGAGCGGTTGCAGAAGGTCCTCGCACGCGCCGGCTACGGCTCACGGCGGGCCTGCGAGGAACTGGTCGACCAGGCACGCGTCGAGGTCAACGGCGAGATCGTGACCGAGCAGGGCCTGCGCGTCGACCCGGCCAAGGACGTGATCAAGGTGGACGGCCTGACGGTCGCCACGCAGTCGTACCAGTTCTTCGCGCTCAACAAGCCGGCCGGAGTCGTCTCCACGATGGAGGACCCGGACGGCCGCCAGTGCCTCGGGGACTACGTCACCAACCGCGAGACCCGGCTGTTCCATGTCGGCCGGCTCGACACCGAGACCGAGGGCATCATCCTGCTCACCAATCATGGCGAGCTGGCGCACCGGCTGACCCACCCCAGGTACGGGGTGCAGAAGACCTACCTCGCCGCGATCCAGGGCCCCCTCCCGCGCGAGGTCGGCAAGCGCCTGAGGGAGGGCATCCAGCTGGAGGACGGGTACGCCCGCGCCGACCACTTCCGGGTCGTGGAGCAGACCGGCAAGAACTACCTTGTCGAGGTCGTACTGCACGAGGGCCGCAAGCACATCGTCCGGCGCATGCTGGCCGAGGCGGGTTTTCCGGTCGACAGGCTCGTGCGGACGGCGTTCGGGCCGATCGCGCTCGGCGACCAGAAGTCCGGCTGGCTGCGCCGGCTGAGCAACACCGAGGTCGGCATGCTGATGAAGGAAGTCGGGCTCTGA
- the scpB gene encoding SMC-Scp complex subunit ScpB: MVVDEPVTEEHLAKVLEQPRRAVADALRRLADEYTVQGRGFELRLVAGGWRYYTRPEHAAAVERFVLDGQQARLTQAALETLAVVAYRQPVSRSRVSAVRGVNCDGVMRTLLQRGLVEEVGTEPETGAILYGTTNYFLERMGLRGLDELPELAPFLPEAEAIEAETQEGVPSFDPDVPDGPDAPDAPDAPGVLDAPDVPDTDADDTTTTEL; this comes from the coding sequence ATGGTTGTCGACGAACCGGTCACCGAGGAGCACCTCGCCAAGGTCCTCGAGCAGCCCCGCCGTGCCGTCGCCGACGCCCTGCGCCGGCTCGCGGACGAGTACACGGTCCAGGGCCGCGGCTTCGAGCTGCGGCTCGTCGCCGGAGGCTGGCGCTACTACACGCGTCCCGAGCACGCCGCCGCCGTGGAGCGGTTCGTCCTCGACGGCCAGCAGGCCCGGCTCACCCAGGCCGCCCTGGAGACGCTCGCCGTGGTCGCGTACCGCCAGCCCGTCAGCCGCTCCCGGGTCTCGGCCGTGCGCGGAGTGAACTGCGACGGCGTGATGCGCACCCTGCTCCAGCGCGGTCTGGTCGAGGAGGTGGGCACGGAACCCGAGACAGGTGCGATCCTGTACGGGACGACGAACTACTTCCTGGAGCGGATGGGCCTGCGCGGTCTGGACGAACTCCCCGAACTCGCGCCGTTCCTCCCCGAGGCGGAGGCGATCGAGGCAGAGACCCAGGAGGGTGTTCCGTCGTTCGATCCGGACGTACCGGATGGACCAGACGCACCGGATGCACCGGATGCACCGGGTGTGCTGGACGCGCCGGATGTACCGGATACAGACGCAGACGACACGACGACGACGGAACTTTGA